The sequence TGGAATGTGTGCTAAAATAATCAGACCTAAGAGGAGACATACAAGCTAAAACAAACGATACAGCATGATACTCAGCACCATGAAAATCAATACACTCCACTGCTTTGGAGCAAACTGGGGTGCACTGTTGCATCCGTCTTTGCTGTTGCAGGTGCAGTACTCCATGAAGATGTTGTACGTCCCACTACGCATCAAGCAGAATCGTTCATCCCCTTCGATGCCCGGTTCACCCATAAAAGCACAGCTACGAAAATAGCGCCATTCTCCGTgaactaaaaaaataaacacaatttGGTGTTAATCGATGATATCAACCTGACAGTGGTGCACACTTGACTTACCCTTCTGACGGATCTTGCGACACATGGTCGCCCGTACTCCCGGTAGATGTT comes from Armigeres subalbatus isolate Guangzhou_Male chromosome 2, GZ_Asu_2, whole genome shotgun sequence and encodes:
- the LOC134212550 gene encoding uncharacterized protein LOC134212550, translated to MAVNSTYMITFGIVFIVVAVQMAYSIKCWECRSDSDPKCADPFDNSTLSITDCRQVESKEHLPGVRATMCRKIRQKVHGEWRYFRSCAFMGEPGIEGDERFCLMRSGTYNIFMEYCTCNSKDGCNSAPQFAPKQWSVLIFMVLSIMLYRLF